The Manihot esculenta cultivar AM560-2 chromosome 1, M.esculenta_v8, whole genome shotgun sequence genome has a window encoding:
- the LOC122723329 gene encoding uncharacterized protein LOC122723329 — MCLILQEGEQQVNAIGGFNEQMPLEGSTNNKGRNEIEHKEFGESNEPTCHISEQTGISRETALPNRAKSKIERKCNYAAKWKGVRICQPEEGCLRQYDRPEGKEEKEILEIFHKVQVNIPLVETIKQIPRYVKFLKDLCTNKRKLYGYEKFKVGENVSAVLHRKIAQNCKDKDKFAISCKVGNLEIKKAMCDLGASINVMPLSVYLSLDAGPLKQTGITLQLVDRSIVYPKGVLEDVLIQVEKLIFLADLFVLDMEDDSSSNSTDLLLGRPFLSTARTKIDVHEGTLTMEFDGQDVKFNIYDAMKYPDKNFSLCNIDVVEPLAQEAFELSKEDKLEVVLTENLIMDCPNNSTLKLDEEIIETIRSLDASSHKASKIELKAHPAPLKYVFLESNDTFPIIFSSN; from the exons ATGTGTCTTATCCTTCAAGAAGGAGAGCAACAGgtaaatgccattggagggttcAACGAAcaaatgccattggagggttcAACGAACAACAAAGGAA GAAATGAAATCGAGCATAAAGAATTTGGAGAATCAAATGAGCCAACTTGCCACATCAGTGAGCAAACTGGAATCTCAAGGGAAACTGCCCTCCCAAACCGTGCCAAATCCAAAATAGAACGCAAGTGCAATTACGCTGCAAAGTGGAAAGGAGTTAGAATCTGCCAGCCCGAAGAGGGATGCCTAAGGCAGTACGACAGACCAGAAG gaaaggaagaaaaagagatcttggagatttttCACAAAGTCCAGGTGAACATACCCCTCGTTGAAACCATAAAGCAAATACCTAGGTAcgtgaaatttctaaaagacctttgcactaataaaagaaaattgtatgggTACGAAAAGTTTAAAGTAGGGGAGAATGTGTCAGCTGTACTCCATAGAAAAATTGCACAAAATTGTAAAGACAAAGACAAGTTTGCTATATCATGTAAAGTTGGAAACCTTGAAATCAAAAAGGCAATGTGTGACTTAGGagcttccataaatgttatgcctctatcagtttatttgtctttggatgCAGGCCCTTTAAAACAAACAGGAATCACACTCCAACTCGTCGATAGATCAATAGTCTATCCTAAAGGTGTATTGGAAGATGTTTTGATCCAAGTGGAAAAATTAATCTTCCTAGCAGACTTGTTTGTCTTGGATATGGAAGATGACAGTTCATCCAATTCTACAGATTTATTGCTAGGAAGACCATTCCTTAGCACAGCTAGAACAAAGATTGACGTGCACGAAGGCACACTCACAATGGAGTTTGATGGACAGgatgtaaaatttaatatctatgaTGCAATGAAGTATCCtgataaaaacttttctctttgCAACATAGATGTGGTTGAACCTCTCGCTCAAGAAGCATTCGAACTAAGCAAGGAAGACAAGTTGGAGGTAGTTTTAACTGAAAACTTGATAATGGACTGCCCTAACAATAGCACATTGAAACTCGATGAGGAAATTATAGAAACAATCCGTTCATTAGACGCTTCAAGCCATAAGGCATCGAAAATTGAGTTAAAAGCACATCCAGCTCCTTTGAAATATGTATTTCTAGAAAGTAATGACACATTTCCAATCATATTCTCCTCCAATTGA